A part of Gramella sp. MAR_2010_147 genomic DNA contains:
- a CDS encoding YfhO family protein, which produces MAKLKQFLPHLLVLAGFILLSLFYFNPVLQGKEIFQSDIVQYIGMAQEQKDFRAETGEEPYWTDAAFGGMPTYQLGAYYPHNYVKELDSLLRFLPRPADYLFLYFIGFYILLLCMKVDYKLAFLGSIAFGFSTYLIIILGIGHNSKAHAIAYMPMVLAGIISIFRNRNIWSFLLLTVAMALEIQANHFQMTYYLLLLVIILGIAYLVDAYQKKLLPKYFKSLGVMVVAVIIAIAANATNLMATSEYAQFSTRGESELSIQPNGGPKEKSGLGYEYITSYSYGILESFNLMVPRFMGGGSSENIGKDSNIYDALIEIGASPTQAAGFTENAPTYWGDQPYVGAPAYIGATVIFLFVFALFLIRGRLKWWIVGGSILALVLSWGKNFEFLTRFFIEFVPLYDKFRAITSIQVILELCLPLLAVLGLYKLFLKEIKSEEKLYALKWSSIITGGLLLVFFLFKSVLFDFAGASDATYSKQFGMDFMNALEEDRKSIFTSDVIRSLIFVLIAAGLILAYLKSKVNRNMVIGGLIILILVDLIGVDKRYVNEDDFVQAREMEQPFQKLEADAAILEDKTHYRVFDVSGDPFNTGRTSYYHNAIGGYHAAKPGRIQDLFDFYISQNNMKILSMLNVKYFIVPTENGVQAQQNPEAFGNAWLVKDIKWVENQDEEILSLKDTDLRTTAVVNSGFRADVSEEFKFDETAKIELVTYQPNKLKYEFSAASNQFVVFSENYYQPGWQAYINGEAVPHVQVNYVLRGMNVPAGDHEVVFKFEPEVVKTGSRIALISSILIGLVIIGGVGYELKKRK; this is translated from the coding sequence ATGGCTAAATTGAAGCAATTCTTACCTCATCTGCTTGTATTGGCAGGTTTTATTTTATTATCATTATTTTATTTTAATCCCGTACTACAGGGTAAAGAGATTTTCCAGAGCGATATTGTTCAATATATCGGGATGGCTCAGGAACAAAAAGATTTTAGAGCTGAAACCGGGGAGGAGCCCTACTGGACAGATGCAGCTTTTGGCGGTATGCCAACCTATCAATTAGGGGCATACTATCCTCATAATTACGTTAAAGAACTGGACAGTTTATTAAGGTTCTTACCCAGACCGGCAGATTACTTATTCCTTTATTTTATAGGTTTTTATATTCTTCTTCTATGTATGAAGGTAGATTATAAACTGGCATTTCTGGGATCTATAGCATTTGGGTTTTCTACCTATCTTATCATCATCCTGGGAATAGGACATAATTCCAAAGCACATGCGATAGCATATATGCCGATGGTTCTCGCGGGGATCATTTCAATTTTCAGAAACAGGAATATCTGGAGTTTTTTATTGCTAACAGTGGCAATGGCCCTCGAAATTCAGGCGAATCATTTTCAGATGACCTATTATTTATTGCTATTAGTAATCATTCTGGGAATCGCATATCTGGTTGATGCTTATCAAAAAAAGTTACTTCCAAAGTATTTCAAATCACTAGGAGTGATGGTTGTGGCCGTAATTATTGCCATTGCTGCGAATGCTACAAATCTTATGGCTACCAGTGAATATGCACAATTCAGTACAAGAGGAGAATCAGAATTAAGCATTCAGCCAAATGGAGGTCCAAAAGAAAAATCAGGTTTAGGCTATGAATACATTACTTCTTACAGCTATGGAATTTTAGAAAGTTTTAATCTCATGGTTCCCAGGTTTATGGGAGGTGGAAGTTCTGAAAATATAGGAAAAGATTCGAATATTTATGATGCATTGATAGAAATTGGTGCATCACCAACCCAGGCAGCCGGTTTTACGGAAAATGCTCCGACTTATTGGGGTGATCAACCTTATGTTGGAGCTCCGGCATATATAGGAGCTACTGTAATTTTTCTTTTTGTATTCGCACTCTTTTTAATACGGGGACGATTAAAATGGTGGATCGTTGGCGGAAGTATTTTGGCTTTAGTATTAAGCTGGGGTAAAAACTTCGAATTTCTAACACGTTTTTTTATAGAATTCGTGCCATTATATGATAAGTTTAGAGCGATTACTTCTATACAGGTTATACTTGAACTTTGCTTACCGCTACTAGCTGTACTCGGACTTTATAAATTATTTCTGAAAGAAATTAAATCTGAAGAAAAACTGTATGCTTTAAAATGGTCCTCGATCATTACTGGAGGATTACTTTTAGTTTTTTTTCTCTTTAAGTCTGTGCTTTTTGATTTTGCTGGGGCAAGTGATGCTACGTATAGCAAACAATTCGGGATGGATTTTATGAATGCACTGGAAGAGGATAGAAAAAGTATTTTCACATCAGACGTAATAAGATCATTAATATTTGTCCTAATCGCTGCCGGGTTAATTTTGGCCTATTTAAAGTCTAAAGTGAACCGGAATATGGTTATTGGAGGATTGATAATTTTAATTTTAGTGGATCTTATTGGGGTTGATAAGCGTTACGTAAATGAAGATGACTTTGTTCAGGCCAGAGAAATGGAACAGCCTTTTCAAAAACTGGAAGCTGATGCTGCTATTCTCGAAGATAAGACCCATTATAGGGTGTTTGATGTTTCCGGAGATCCTTTTAATACTGGTAGAACCTCTTATTATCATAATGCGATTGGAGGATATCATGCCGCGAAACCTGGTAGAATCCAGGATTTATTCGACTTTTATATTTCTCAGAATAATATGAAAATATTGAGCATGTTGAATGTGAAGTATTTCATTGTTCCTACAGAGAATGGCGTGCAGGCACAGCAAAACCCTGAAGCCTTTGGAAATGCATGGTTGGTAAAAGACATAAAATGGGTGGAGAATCAGGATGAAGAAATTCTAAGCCTTAAGGATACCGATCTTAGGACTACCGCTGTAGTTAATTCTGGGTTTAGAGCAGATGTTTCAGAAGAATTTAAATTTGATGAAACGGCTAAAATTGAACTTGTAACATACCAGCCAAATAAATTGAAATATGAATTTTCAGCGGCTTCTAATCAGTTTGTAGTTTTTTCTGAAAACTATTATCAACCAGGCTGGCAGGCTTATATTAATGGTGAAGCTGTTCCTCATGTTCAGGTAAATTATGTACTAAGAGGGATGAACGTTCCAGCAGGAGATCACGAGGTTGTTTTTAAATTTGAACCTGAAGTAGTAAAAACCGGAAGTAGGATCGCCTTGATAAGTTCAATCTTAATAGGACTTGTTATTATTGGAGGAGTTGGTTATGAATTGAAAAAAAGAAAATGA
- a CDS encoding sigma-70 family RNA polymerase sigma factor, giving the protein MNNTKVTDASLVRDYLDGNENALGALINRHQHRIYSFIFSKVFDRDIAEDIFQDTFIKVIRTLKRGKYNEEGKFLPWVMRISHNLVIDHFRKNKRMPKFDNSGDFNIFSVLSDGSLNAEKQLIKDQIEMDVQELIKELPEDQLEVLTMRIYKDMSFKEISERTGVSINTALGRMRYALINLRKIIEKRNLILTN; this is encoded by the coding sequence ATGAATAACACTAAGGTAACTGACGCCTCGCTCGTTCGTGATTATCTTGATGGAAATGAAAACGCACTTGGCGCCCTCATCAATCGTCACCAACATCGTATTTACAGTTTTATTTTTTCGAAAGTCTTTGACAGGGATATCGCAGAAGATATTTTCCAGGACACCTTCATTAAAGTAATTCGTACTTTGAAGCGAGGAAAGTATAACGAAGAAGGGAAGTTTCTTCCATGGGTAATGCGTATCTCACACAACCTGGTCATAGATCATTTCAGGAAAAATAAAAGAATGCCCAAATTTGACAATAGTGGGGATTTTAATATTTTTTCAGTTTTAAGTGATGGGAGTTTAAATGCTGAAAAACAACTGATCAAAGATCAGATTGAAATGGATGTACAGGAGTTAATCAAGGAATTGCCTGAAGATCAATTGGAGGTTCTAACCATGCGTATCTATAAAGATATGAGTTTCAAAGAAATTTCAGAACGTACCGGAGTTAGTATTAATACAGCCTTAGGGCGAATGCGATATGCGCTTATAAATCTTCGAAAAATTATAGAAAAGAGAAACTTAATTTTAACCAATTAA
- the bcp gene encoding thioredoxin-dependent thiol peroxidase: MTTLKEGDKAPEFKAEDQDGNKINLSDYKGKKLVLFFYPKASTPGCTAEACNLSDNYDAMKEKGYEVLGVSADSKKRQQNFKNKYDFKYPLLADEEKEVINAYGVWGPKKFMGKEYDGIHRTTFIIDEKGMIEEVIKKVKTKAHAEQIFAN; the protein is encoded by the coding sequence ATGACAACATTGAAAGAAGGGGATAAGGCCCCCGAATTTAAAGCTGAAGATCAGGACGGTAACAAAATTAATCTTTCAGACTATAAAGGAAAAAAATTGGTGCTATTTTTCTATCCAAAAGCCAGTACACCAGGTTGTACTGCAGAAGCATGCAATCTAAGCGATAATTATGATGCAATGAAGGAAAAGGGGTATGAGGTTTTAGGAGTAAGTGCCGATTCAAAAAAAAGACAACAGAATTTTAAGAATAAGTACGATTTTAAATATCCACTTTTAGCTGATGAAGAGAAAGAAGTGATTAATGCTTATGGCGTTTGGGGACCTAAAAAATTTATGGGGAAAGAATATGATGGAATTCATCGGACAACCTTTATCATTGATGAAAAAGGAATGATTGAAGAGGTGATAAAAAAAGTAAAGACCAAAGCTCACGCAGAACAGATCTTTGCTAATTAA
- a CDS encoding DUF4834 family protein — protein MLEASLSGVLKTVLIVLLVYFGLKILFRYFGPLILKYFMRKMGRKFEKQFNQQFGGDQSTQEKKGKVSIDKKPKGNKGSNKNVGEYIDYEEID, from the coding sequence ATGTTAGAAGCATCATTATCTGGAGTATTAAAAACGGTACTCATCGTTTTATTAGTATACTTTGGTTTGAAAATATTATTCCGCTACTTCGGACCGCTTATTTTGAAATATTTTATGAGAAAAATGGGGCGTAAGTTTGAAAAGCAATTCAATCAGCAATTTGGAGGTGATCAAAGTACTCAGGAAAAAAAAGGAAAAGTAAGTATAGACAAGAAACCTAAGGGGAATAAAGGATCCAATAAAAATGTTGGTGAATATATCGATTACGAAGAAATTGATTAA
- a CDS encoding glycosyltransferase family 4 protein, which produces MKKVLIITYYWPPAGGPGVQRWLKFVKYLGSFDIEPVVYIPENPSYPIIDKSFEKEIPEGIEVIKQNIFEPYSIAQIFSKKDTETISSGIIQKEENQSILQKAMLYIRGNYFIPDARKFWIKPSVEFLKKEIEKGDYHAIITTGPPHSLHLIGLKLKQSLQVNWIADFRDPWTQIGYHEKLKLNKKSRKKHEALEKKVLNTADHIITTSFTTKKEFEEKTTKPITVITNGFDTELTEKTYQNKQFELAHIGSLLSGRNPENLWRVLSELIEEQEEFRSNFKLRLAGKLSEDVLESLKKYGLHKYLRNEGYVSHSKAVKLQRQASLLLLIEIDAEETRGIIPGKIFEYLAAKRPILAIGPENWDAERIISETESGKFFAYNDTSGIKSHIEGLFQKFKDNIPANTSHHIEKYHRKSLSETLAQLIKQV; this is translated from the coding sequence ATGAAGAAAGTTCTTATTATAACATATTACTGGCCACCGGCCGGAGGCCCGGGTGTTCAACGCTGGCTTAAATTTGTTAAATATTTAGGGAGTTTTGATATTGAGCCGGTAGTATATATTCCTGAGAACCCTAGTTACCCAATTATCGATAAAAGTTTTGAAAAGGAGATTCCAGAGGGGATAGAAGTGATTAAACAGAATATCTTTGAGCCTTATTCAATTGCCCAGATTTTCTCTAAAAAGGATACTGAAACTATTAGTTCGGGAATAATTCAGAAGGAAGAAAATCAGAGCATACTTCAAAAGGCAATGCTTTATATTCGCGGGAATTATTTTATCCCGGATGCACGTAAATTCTGGATCAAACCTTCCGTAGAATTTTTAAAAAAAGAAATTGAAAAAGGAGACTATCATGCTATTATTACTACCGGTCCTCCGCATAGTCTTCATTTAATTGGATTAAAGTTAAAACAAAGTTTGCAAGTAAATTGGATAGCAGACTTTCGTGACCCCTGGACGCAGATAGGTTATCATGAAAAACTGAAATTGAATAAGAAGTCACGAAAAAAACATGAGGCTCTTGAAAAAAAAGTTTTAAACACTGCAGATCATATTATTACTACCAGTTTTACTACGAAAAAAGAGTTTGAAGAAAAGACCACAAAACCAATAACCGTAATCACTAATGGTTTTGACACCGAATTAACGGAAAAGACATACCAAAACAAACAATTTGAACTTGCCCATATAGGTTCTTTATTATCTGGTAGAAATCCTGAAAATCTTTGGAGGGTTTTAAGTGAACTTATAGAAGAGCAGGAAGAATTCAGGAGTAATTTTAAATTAAGACTTGCCGGAAAGCTTAGTGAAGATGTATTAGAGAGCCTTAAAAAATATGGGCTTCATAAATATTTGAGGAATGAGGGATATGTGAGTCATTCAAAGGCAGTGAAATTACAAAGACAAGCTTCCCTGTTATTATTGATTGAGATAGATGCTGAAGAGACCAGAGGTATTATACCCGGTAAGATCTTTGAATACCTGGCCGCGAAAAGACCAATTTTAGCGATTGGTCCCGAAAACTGGGATGCAGAAAGAATAATTTCAGAAACCGAATCTGGAAAATTCTTTGCTTATAATGATACTTCAGGAATTAAAAGCCATATAGAAGGACTATTTCAGAAATTTAAAGACAATATTCCAGCGAATACCTCTCATCATATTGAAAAATATCATCGTAAGTCACTTTCAGAAACTTTGGCACAACTTATTAAGCAGGTCTAA
- the uvrA gene encoding excinuclease ABC subunit UvrA produces MTANISKVDPKQNIIIKGAKLHNLKNINAIIPRNKLVVITGLSGSGKSSLAFDTLYAEGQRRYVESLSSYARQFLGRLNKPKVDYIKGIAPAIAIEQKVNSTNPRSTVGTSTEIYDYLKLLFARIGKTYSPVSGNEVKKDTVTDVINFIKDFPEREKLLLLAPIHVEEGRSLEKKIKILAQQGYSRIKLNDEVVRIDETDLSKAKDDNTWLVVDRIITKDEEDFYNRLADAVEAAFFEGKGELFIEKLSDNSSRHFSNKFELDGISFLEPNVHLFSFNNPYGACPKCEGYGDVIGIDEELVIPNTGLSVYENAIFPWRGDSMSWYRDQLVNNSHKFDFPIHKPYFELSDEQKDLVWNGNQYFEGLNQFFEFLESKAYKIQNRVMLSRYRGKTKCSACKGKRLRPEAQYVKINDHSITDLVEKPLDKVRPFFKDLELNEYDEKIAKRLLTEIKNRLEFLSNVGLDYLTLNRKSNTLSGGESQRINLATSLGSSLVGSMYILDEPSIGLHPKDTEKLIGVLKHLRDLGNTVIVVEHDEEIMNAADEIIDIGPEAGTKGGHVVATGTMKDILKSDSLTASYLNGKMEIEIPEKRRTSKNKIKVLGARENNLKNIDVEFQLGVFTAITGVSGSGKSTLVRKILYPAVQKEIGGYGEKAGQFSGTEGSFKSLGTVEFVDQNPIGRSSRSNPVTYIKAYDDIRNLFASQRLAKLRGFKAKHFSFNVDGGRCETCKGEGEVTIEMQFMADVHLECEACNGKRFKKEVLEVTFHDKNIDDILNMTIDDATSFFEDHDQSKIVKKLKPLKDVGLGYVQLGQSSSTLSGGEAQRIKLASFLVKGNTKTKALFIFDEPTTGLHFHDIKKLLKSFNALISKGHTVIVIEHNMDLVKCADYVIDLGPEGGENGGYLVAEGTPEELSKVKKSFTSKYLKEKLY; encoded by the coding sequence ATGACAGCAAATATATCTAAAGTAGATCCAAAGCAAAATATTATTATCAAAGGTGCAAAGTTGCACAACCTAAAAAATATCAATGCTATTATTCCCCGGAATAAGCTTGTAGTGATTACTGGTTTATCTGGTTCAGGTAAATCAAGTTTAGCTTTTGACACTTTGTATGCTGAAGGTCAGCGTCGCTACGTTGAGAGTCTAAGCTCCTATGCCAGGCAGTTTTTGGGACGTCTTAATAAGCCTAAAGTAGACTATATTAAAGGGATAGCTCCTGCTATTGCCATTGAACAGAAAGTAAATTCTACCAATCCAAGATCTACGGTTGGAACCTCTACTGAAATATATGATTATTTAAAACTGCTCTTTGCAAGAATTGGGAAAACCTACTCCCCTGTTTCAGGAAATGAGGTAAAAAAAGATACGGTCACAGATGTTATAAATTTCATAAAAGATTTTCCTGAAAGAGAGAAACTTCTATTGCTGGCTCCCATTCATGTTGAAGAAGGTCGTTCTCTTGAGAAAAAAATTAAAATTCTGGCTCAGCAAGGATATAGCCGAATAAAATTGAATGATGAAGTTGTAAGAATTGATGAAACCGACCTTAGTAAAGCTAAGGATGATAATACCTGGCTAGTTGTAGACAGAATTATTACAAAAGACGAGGAAGATTTCTATAATCGACTGGCAGATGCAGTTGAAGCAGCTTTTTTTGAAGGAAAAGGAGAATTGTTTATAGAAAAACTTTCCGATAACAGCTCGAGGCATTTCAGCAATAAATTTGAACTGGATGGTATAAGTTTTCTGGAACCCAATGTACATTTATTCAGTTTTAATAATCCATATGGAGCCTGTCCTAAATGTGAGGGTTATGGAGATGTTATCGGGATTGATGAAGAGTTAGTAATTCCCAATACCGGATTATCTGTTTATGAAAACGCGATCTTTCCGTGGCGCGGTGATAGCATGAGTTGGTACAGAGACCAGCTGGTTAATAATTCTCATAAATTCGATTTCCCAATTCATAAACCATATTTCGAATTGAGCGATGAGCAAAAAGATCTGGTTTGGAATGGAAATCAATATTTTGAAGGACTCAATCAATTCTTTGAATTCCTTGAAAGTAAAGCTTATAAAATCCAGAACAGGGTTATGCTCTCTCGGTACAGGGGAAAGACAAAATGTTCAGCTTGTAAGGGTAAACGTTTAAGGCCGGAAGCACAATATGTAAAGATCAATGATCACAGCATTACAGATCTGGTAGAAAAACCTTTGGATAAGGTGAGACCGTTTTTTAAGGATCTGGAGTTAAATGAATATGATGAAAAAATAGCCAAACGTTTATTAACTGAAATAAAAAACAGGCTAGAGTTTCTTTCCAATGTAGGTCTTGATTATTTAACCCTAAATAGAAAGTCCAATACGCTCTCTGGAGGGGAATCGCAAAGAATAAATCTTGCGACTTCTTTGGGAAGTAGTTTGGTTGGTTCTATGTATATACTAGACGAGCCTTCTATTGGACTGCATCCAAAAGATACCGAAAAACTTATAGGTGTATTAAAACATCTTCGTGATCTGGGAAACACGGTGATTGTGGTGGAGCATGATGAAGAGATCATGAATGCTGCAGATGAGATCATCGATATTGGTCCCGAAGCAGGAACTAAAGGTGGTCATGTGGTCGCGACAGGAACCATGAAAGATATCTTAAAATCTGATTCTCTTACCGCAAGCTATCTTAATGGAAAAATGGAAATTGAAATTCCAGAGAAAAGAAGGACATCGAAAAATAAGATCAAAGTTCTTGGTGCAAGAGAAAATAACCTGAAAAATATCGATGTAGAATTCCAATTAGGAGTATTTACAGCCATTACAGGGGTTTCAGGCAGTGGCAAGAGCACGTTGGTAAGAAAAATTTTATATCCTGCGGTACAGAAGGAAATTGGAGGATATGGCGAAAAGGCCGGGCAGTTTAGTGGTACTGAAGGAAGTTTTAAAAGTCTTGGAACCGTAGAGTTCGTAGATCAGAACCCTATTGGACGATCTTCCAGGTCTAATCCCGTTACTTATATTAAAGCCTATGATGATATTCGAAACCTTTTTGCTAGTCAGAGACTGGCTAAGTTAAGAGGCTTTAAGGCGAAACATTTCTCTTTTAATGTAGATGGAGGTAGATGCGAAACCTGTAAAGGTGAAGGAGAGGTTACCATAGAAATGCAATTTATGGCCGATGTCCATTTAGAATGTGAAGCCTGTAATGGAAAGCGTTTTAAGAAAGAAGTGCTTGAAGTCACCTTTCACGACAAGAATATTGATGATATTCTAAATATGACGATAGATGACGCTACTAGTTTCTTTGAAGATCACGATCAAAGTAAGATCGTAAAGAAATTAAAACCTTTAAAAGATGTAGGTCTGGGGTATGTGCAATTGGGACAAAGCTCCTCTACCTTATCTGGTGGTGAAGCACAACGAATAAAATTAGCTTCATTCCTTGTCAAAGGAAATACAAAGACCAAAGCACTATTTATTTTTGATGAACCCACCACAGGATTACATTTTCACGACATCAAGAAATTATTAAAATCTTTTAATGCGTTAATTTCAAAAGGTCATACTGTTATTGTCATTGAACATAATATGGATCTTGTTAAATGCGCCGATTATGTTATAGATCTTGGCCCTGAAGGTGGTGAGAACGGAGGTTACCTGGTTGCCGAGGGAACACCAGAAGAACTAAGCAAAGTCAAAAAATCTTTTACTTCAAAATATCTTAAGGAAAAACTTTATTAA
- the nth gene encoding endonuclease III, producing MTKQEKVQFIIETLNDIYPEIPIPLDHKDPYTLLIAVLLSAQSTDVKVNQITPRLFEIADNPYAMIKLSVEEIREIIRPVGLSPMKSKGIHGLSEILIEKYNGQVPASFEALEELPAVGHKTASVVMAQAFNVPAFPVDTHIHRLMYRWNLSNGKNVTQTEKDAKRLFPKDLWNKLHLQIIWYGRQYSPARAWNLEKDVITKTIGRKSTINEYLKKKK from the coding sequence ATGACCAAACAGGAAAAGGTACAGTTCATTATTGAAACGTTAAATGATATATACCCGGAAATCCCTATTCCATTAGATCATAAGGATCCTTATACATTATTAATAGCCGTACTTCTTTCTGCTCAAAGCACTGATGTTAAGGTAAATCAAATTACCCCCAGATTATTTGAGATAGCTGATAATCCATATGCGATGATAAAACTTTCAGTAGAAGAGATCAGGGAGATCATTAGACCTGTTGGACTTTCACCTATGAAATCTAAAGGAATTCACGGACTATCAGAAATTTTAATTGAAAAATATAACGGACAGGTTCCTGCCAGTTTTGAAGCCTTAGAAGAATTACCTGCAGTAGGTCATAAAACTGCCAGTGTAGTAATGGCTCAGGCATTTAATGTACCGGCTTTTCCAGTAGACACCCATATTCACAGATTGATGTATCGCTGGAATTTAAGCAATGGCAAAAATGTAACACAGACAGAAAAGGATGCGAAGAGATTATTCCCTAAAGATCTATGGAATAAATTACATCTTCAAATTATTTGGTACGGGAGACAGTATTCTCCTGCAAGAGCCTGGAATCTTGAAAAAGATGTGATCACCAAAACGATTGGAAGAAAGAGCACTATAAATGAGTATTTGAAGAAAAAGAAATAA
- a CDS encoding polysaccharide biosynthesis C-terminal domain-containing protein yields the protein MGIIINQSFKNMVTTYIGFGIGAVNTLFLFTYFLEKEYYGLVSYLLSAANLIWPFLVFGVHSTLIKFFTSYKTRGDQDRLLNFALITPAIAGLIIGVFGLLFYNYLLEYFKGENDLVQPFIWLIFLIAMATSYFEVFFSWSKIYYKSAFGNLMKEVFHRLCISILLFGVYFRWISVEFFIYGISAVFVIRTILMAMYAFSLHRPKFSFKFPKNIAPVVKYSSLILLAASVATVLLDLDKVMIEHYLPIENVAIYGIAVYIATVISVPQKAMHQITNPLTAEMLNKKDRSGLKELYEKSSLNLLIISGLIFIWIITNVNSLYELIPEEYSVSILVVLLISLVKLYDNFLGNNNSILFNSDYYRIVLGVGVILVIVAFVLNLYFIPQFGVEGAAIASFIAFAAYNTSKIFIVFKKFRIHPFTSKSWLTMILVIAFSLGFYFLNFPLHPFLNITLKSILAGVLYLGIIYSFRFSEDINQMIDRFLKRS from the coding sequence ATGGGAATCATAATAAATCAGTCCTTCAAGAACATGGTGACCACGTATATCGGGTTCGGGATTGGGGCGGTTAATACACTATTCCTGTTTACTTATTTCCTTGAGAAGGAGTATTATGGTCTGGTTAGTTACCTATTATCAGCAGCAAATCTTATCTGGCCATTCCTGGTATTTGGTGTTCATAGTACTTTGATTAAATTCTTTACATCCTATAAAACCCGGGGAGACCAGGATAGACTCCTGAATTTTGCTCTGATCACACCTGCAATTGCAGGACTGATTATTGGTGTCTTTGGTCTGTTATTTTACAATTATCTGCTCGAATATTTCAAAGGTGAAAATGACCTCGTACAACCCTTTATCTGGTTGATATTTTTAATTGCCATGGCTACCTCGTATTTTGAAGTCTTCTTTTCATGGTCAAAGATCTATTATAAAAGCGCTTTCGGAAATTTGATGAAGGAAGTTTTTCATAGATTATGTATTAGTATTCTATTATTTGGAGTTTATTTTAGATGGATTAGTGTAGAGTTTTTTATTTATGGAATCTCTGCGGTATTTGTTATTAGAACCATACTAATGGCTATGTATGCTTTTTCCCTGCACAGGCCAAAATTCAGCTTCAAATTCCCTAAAAATATAGCTCCCGTTGTAAAATACTCTTCACTCATTCTTTTGGCAGCATCTGTAGCTACCGTTCTGTTAGACCTGGATAAAGTAATGATTGAGCATTATTTGCCAATAGAGAATGTCGCAATTTATGGAATCGCTGTTTATATCGCTACAGTGATCTCTGTTCCGCAAAAAGCAATGCACCAGATTACGAATCCTCTTACCGCTGAAATGCTTAATAAAAAGGACAGGTCTGGCCTGAAAGAACTCTATGAAAAGAGCTCCTTGAATCTTCTTATAATTAGCGGACTCATTTTTATCTGGATCATCACCAATGTGAATTCTTTGTATGAATTGATTCCCGAGGAATATAGCGTTAGCATTTTAGTAGTTCTACTTATCTCTTTAGTCAAACTTTACGATAATTTCTTAGGGAATAACAACAGTATTTTATTTAATTCAGATTATTATAGAATTGTATTGGGAGTAGGAGTGATCCTGGTTATTGTGGCCTTTGTTCTTAATTTATATTTTATACCTCAATTTGGAGTTGAGGGAGCAGCGATTGCAAGTTTTATAGCTTTTGCAGCTTACAATACATCTAAAATTTTTATTGTATTTAAAAAATTCAGGATTCATCCCTTTACTTCTAAAAGCTGGCTGACAATGATTTTAGTGATAGCGTTTAGTTTAGGATTTTACTTTTTAAATTTTCCGCTACATCCATTTCTGAATATTACTTTAAAATCCATTCTTGCCGGTGTATTATATCTTGGGATTATTTATTCGTTTCGGTTTTCAGAAGATATCAATCAAATGATCGATAGATTTTTGAAAAGGTCATAA